A genomic window from Elaeis guineensis isolate ETL-2024a chromosome 3, EG11, whole genome shotgun sequence includes:
- the LOC105040424 gene encoding PRA1 family protein F3, translating into MTTYGTIPTSSGGAATPLDFISRAKERGREALATRRPWRELADIHYFSLPPSLGEAYLRIRTNMGYFAMNYAIIVLLIVFLSLLWHPISLIVFMVMMALWLFLYFLRDEPLVILGRTIGDRTVLIVLSLVTLVVLLLTNATLNILVSLLVGLLVVVLHAALRRTDDLFMEEEAAGPGRWYTAVGEAGKPSPSVSS; encoded by the coding sequence ATGACGACATATGGGACGATCCCGACCTCGTCCGGCGGCGCCGCCACCCCTCTGGATTTTATTTCCCGCGCCAAGGAGCGGGGAAGAGAGGCCCTGGCGACGCGCCGCCCGTGGCGGGAGCTGGCCGACATCCACTACTTCAGCCTCCCGCCGAGTCTCGGGGAGGCCTACCTCCGGATCCGGACCAACATGGGCTACTTCGCCATGAACTACGCCATCATCGTCCTCCTTATCGTCTTCCTCAGCCTCCTCTGGCATCCCATCTCCCTCATCGTCTTCATGGTCATGATGGCCCTCTGGCTCTTCCTCTACTTCCTGCGCGACGAACCCCTCGTCATCCTCGGCCGCACGATCGGCGACCGCACGGTCCTGATCGTGCTCTCCCTCGTCACCCTGGTGGTGCTGCTGCTTACCAACGCCACGCTCAACATCCTGGTGTCGTTGCTGGTGGGCCTGCTGGTGGTGGTGCTCCACGCGGCGCTGCGGCGTACCGATGACCTCTTCATGGAGGAGGAGGCGGCGGGGCCGGGCCGGTGGTACACCGCCGTCGGAGAGGCCGGCAAGCCGTCCCCATCCGTTTCCTCCTAG
- the LOC105040423 gene encoding histone deacetylase 2 isoform X1 — translation METASSSTAVPGRANAPATIHRSRILSSKLYFDVPSSKVPLIYSTSYDIAFAGIEKLHPFDSSKWGRICKFLIKEGVLEWVRIVEPLEASKDDLLVVHSEAYLSSLKSSLTVSIIVEVPPVAILPNCLVQQKVLFPFRKQVGGSILAAKLAIERGWAINVGGGFHHCSAEKGGGFCAYADISLCIHFAFVRLNISRVMIIDLDAHQGNGHEIDFSNDRRVYILDIYNSGIYPFDLEARRYIDQKVELLSGTKTNEYLEQLDKALKVARNNFNPELVVYNAGTDILDGDPLGRLKVSPEGVSIRDEKVFRFARERNIPLLMLTSGGYMKSSARVIADSIINLSKKKLIDLDSSLSRK, via the exons ATGGAAACGGCGTCTTCCTCCACCGCCGTGCCGGGACGCGCCAACGCCCCCGCAACCATCCACCGCAGTCGGATCCTCTCCAGCAAGCTATACTTCGATGTGCCCTCCTCCAAG GTTCCGTTGATCTACTCGACTTCCTACGACATAGCATTTGCTGGAATTGAGAAGCT GCATccttttgattcttcaaaatggGGTCGTATTTGCAAGTTTCTGATTAAAGAAGGTGTTTTAGAGTGGGTTCGAATCGTAGAACCATTAGAAGCTTCAAAAGATGATTTGCTTGTG gTTCATTCGGAAGCATACCTGAGCAGTCTTAAAAGCAGTTTAACGGTTTCCATTATTGTCGAG GTACCCCCTGTTGCAATCCTTCCAAACTGTCTTGTGCAGCAGAAAGTGCTGTTCCCATTCCGCAAACAG GTTGGTGGTTCAATCTTGGCAGCTAAACTTGCGATAGAGCGAGGATGGGCCATTAATGTTGGTGGGGGATTCCACCATTGTTCAGCAGAGAAAGGAGGTGGATTTTGTGCATATGCTGACATTTCTCTTTGTATTCACTTTGCCTTTGTTCGTTTGAATATTTCGAG GGTAATGATTATTGACCTTGATGCTCACCAAGGAAATGGCCATGAAATAGACTTCTCTAACGACA GAAGAGTTTATATTTTGGACATCTACAACTCTGGAATATATCCTTTT GATCTGGAGGCTAGGAGATACATTGACCAGAAAGTTGAATTACTA AGTGGGACTAAAACAAATGAGTATTTGGAGCAATTGGATAAAGCACTCAAG GTTGCGAGAAATAACTTCAATCCTGAGTTGGTTGTGTACAATGCTGGCACTGATATTCTCGATGGAGATCCCTTGGGCAGATTGAAG GTCAGTCCTGAGGGAGTTTCAATCAGAGATGAAAAGGTATTCAGATTTGCAAGGGAAAGAAACATTCCTCTTCTAATGCTTACATCAG GTGGCTATATGAAGTCAAGTGCTCGAGTTATTGCAGATTCAATTATCAACCTTTCAAAGAAAAAACTGATAGATTTGGATAGCTCTCTTAGCAGAAAATAA
- the LOC105040423 gene encoding histone deacetylase 2 isoform X3, with protein METASSSTAVPGRANAPATIHRSRILSSKLYFDVPSSKVPLIYSTSYDIAFAGIEKLHPFDSSKWGRICKFLIKEGVLEWVRIVEPLEASKDDLLVVHSEAYLSSLKSSLTVSIIVEVPPVAILPNCLVQQKVLFPFRKQVGGSILAAKLAIERGWAINVGGGFHHCSAEKGGGFCAYADISLCIHFAFVRLNISRVMIIDLDAHQGNGHEIDFSNDRRVYILDIYNSGIYPFDLEARRYIDQKVELLVDRVGLKQMSIWSNWIKHSRLREITSILSWLCTMLALIFSMEIPWAD; from the exons ATGGAAACGGCGTCTTCCTCCACCGCCGTGCCGGGACGCGCCAACGCCCCCGCAACCATCCACCGCAGTCGGATCCTCTCCAGCAAGCTATACTTCGATGTGCCCTCCTCCAAG GTTCCGTTGATCTACTCGACTTCCTACGACATAGCATTTGCTGGAATTGAGAAGCT GCATccttttgattcttcaaaatggGGTCGTATTTGCAAGTTTCTGATTAAAGAAGGTGTTTTAGAGTGGGTTCGAATCGTAGAACCATTAGAAGCTTCAAAAGATGATTTGCTTGTG gTTCATTCGGAAGCATACCTGAGCAGTCTTAAAAGCAGTTTAACGGTTTCCATTATTGTCGAG GTACCCCCTGTTGCAATCCTTCCAAACTGTCTTGTGCAGCAGAAAGTGCTGTTCCCATTCCGCAAACAG GTTGGTGGTTCAATCTTGGCAGCTAAACTTGCGATAGAGCGAGGATGGGCCATTAATGTTGGTGGGGGATTCCACCATTGTTCAGCAGAGAAAGGAGGTGGATTTTGTGCATATGCTGACATTTCTCTTTGTATTCACTTTGCCTTTGTTCGTTTGAATATTTCGAG GGTAATGATTATTGACCTTGATGCTCACCAAGGAAATGGCCATGAAATAGACTTCTCTAACGACA GAAGAGTTTATATTTTGGACATCTACAACTCTGGAATATATCCTTTT GATCTGGAGGCTAGGAGATACATTGACCAGAAAGTTGAATTACTAGT TGATAGAGTGGGACTAAAACAAATGAGTATTTGGAGCAATTGGATAAAGCACTCAAG GTTGCGAGAAATAACTTCAATCCTGAGTTGGTTGTGTACAATGCTGGCACTGATATTCTCGATGGAGATCCCTTGGGCAGATTGA
- the LOC105040423 gene encoding histone deacetylase 2 isoform X2: METASSSTAVPGRANAPATIHRSRILSSKLYFDVPSSKVPLIYSTSYDIAFAGIEKLHPFDSSKWGRICKFLIKEGVLEWVRIVEPLEASKDDLLVVHSEAYLSSLKSSLTVSIIVEVPPVAILPNCLVQQKVLFPFRKQVGGSILAAKLAIERGWAINVGGGFHHCSAEKGGGFCAYADISLCIHFAFVRLNISRVMIIDLDAHQGNGHEIDFSNDRRVYILDIYNSGIYPFDLEARRYIDQKVELLSGTKTNEYLEQLDKALKVARNNFNPELVVYNAGTDILDGDPLGRLKDLHHSVHQVGHRTAEN, encoded by the exons ATGGAAACGGCGTCTTCCTCCACCGCCGTGCCGGGACGCGCCAACGCCCCCGCAACCATCCACCGCAGTCGGATCCTCTCCAGCAAGCTATACTTCGATGTGCCCTCCTCCAAG GTTCCGTTGATCTACTCGACTTCCTACGACATAGCATTTGCTGGAATTGAGAAGCT GCATccttttgattcttcaaaatggGGTCGTATTTGCAAGTTTCTGATTAAAGAAGGTGTTTTAGAGTGGGTTCGAATCGTAGAACCATTAGAAGCTTCAAAAGATGATTTGCTTGTG gTTCATTCGGAAGCATACCTGAGCAGTCTTAAAAGCAGTTTAACGGTTTCCATTATTGTCGAG GTACCCCCTGTTGCAATCCTTCCAAACTGTCTTGTGCAGCAGAAAGTGCTGTTCCCATTCCGCAAACAG GTTGGTGGTTCAATCTTGGCAGCTAAACTTGCGATAGAGCGAGGATGGGCCATTAATGTTGGTGGGGGATTCCACCATTGTTCAGCAGAGAAAGGAGGTGGATTTTGTGCATATGCTGACATTTCTCTTTGTATTCACTTTGCCTTTGTTCGTTTGAATATTTCGAG GGTAATGATTATTGACCTTGATGCTCACCAAGGAAATGGCCATGAAATAGACTTCTCTAACGACA GAAGAGTTTATATTTTGGACATCTACAACTCTGGAATATATCCTTTT GATCTGGAGGCTAGGAGATACATTGACCAGAAAGTTGAATTACTA AGTGGGACTAAAACAAATGAGTATTTGGAGCAATTGGATAAAGCACTCAAG GTTGCGAGAAATAACTTCAATCCTGAGTTGGTTGTGTACAATGCTGGCACTGATATTCTCGATGGAGATCCCTTGGGCAGATTGAAG GATCTCCATCATTCTGTTCACCAAGTTGGACATCGCACAGCAGAAAATTAA